One genomic region from Desulfovibrio porci encodes:
- a CDS encoding universal stress protein: MKEIKKILCAVDLSEHSKAVAEYAVLLAKGLNASVLVVYTAPSLSQYVGFHVPPNTIENFVGEIVTGAEKSMEAFVAENFAGVEARGQVLIGYAAEEILNRAHEEKVDIIVMGTHGRKGIDRILFGSVAEKVVKNADMPVLTIRPTEPLGE; this comes from the coding sequence ATGAAGGAAATCAAGAAGATTCTTTGCGCGGTAGACCTTTCCGAACACAGCAAGGCCGTGGCGGAATACGCCGTCCTGCTGGCCAAGGGTCTGAACGCCAGCGTTCTCGTCGTGTATACGGCCCCCTCCTTGAGCCAGTATGTGGGCTTCCATGTGCCGCCCAACACCATTGAAAACTTCGTGGGTGAAATCGTCACCGGCGCGGAAAAGTCCATGGAGGCCTTTGTGGCCGAAAACTTCGCAGGCGTGGAAGCCAGGGGTCAGGTGCTCATCGGCTACGCCGCCGAGGAAATCCTGAACCGCGCCCATGAGGAAAAGGTGGATATCATCGTCATGGGCACCCACGGCCGCAAGGGCATTGACCGCATCCTCTTCGGTTCCGTGGCTGAAAAGGTGGTCAAGAATGCCGACATGCCCGTGCTGACCATCCGTCCCACGGAGCCCCTCGGGGAATAA
- a CDS encoding tetratricopeptide repeat protein — translation MDNQLDYEINKELGECYLFMGDFDKAEEYYRKAANNNAQSAAPYMGLATVAVQRSELDKALVLYQKAAAVEETDKALCGIGLVYMEQGKHEDAFGYFARALDKSAANIVALNCLVREAYQLGCVEKVLPYLEAALTSSEESEAVRVTLAGCLIYLGRSDEARQHLEAVLGANPANSNAKELFDTMAA, via the coding sequence ATGGATAATCAGCTGGATTACGAAATCAATAAGGAATTGGGCGAGTGCTATCTTTTTATGGGCGATTTTGACAAGGCCGAGGAATATTACCGCAAGGCCGCCAACAACAACGCCCAGAGCGCGGCGCCCTACATGGGGCTGGCCACTGTGGCCGTGCAGCGTTCCGAACTGGATAAAGCCCTGGTGCTTTACCAGAAGGCCGCCGCCGTGGAAGAAACCGACAAGGCCCTCTGCGGCATCGGTCTGGTCTATATGGAACAGGGCAAGCATGAGGACGCTTTCGGCTACTTCGCCCGCGCGCTGGATAAATCCGCCGCCAATATTGTGGCGCTGAACTGCTTGGTGCGCGAAGCCTATCAGCTGGGCTGCGTGGAAAAGGTGCTGCCCTATCTGGAAGCCGCGCTGACCAGCAGCGAGGAAAGCGAGGCCGTGCGCGTGACCCTGGCCGGCTGCCTGATCTATCTGGGCCGCAGCGACGAAGCCCGTCAGCATCTGGAGGCGGTACTGGGCGCCAACCCGGCCAACAGCAACGCCAAGGAACTTTTCGACACCATGGCCGCGTAA
- a CDS encoding NADH-quinone oxidoreductase subunit B family protein, giving the protein MLRIIKERLHQKYRTLDYPRQKPALSPRYQGRPALTDVDCGDCRACFEACPTGALLPGSACPDGRARTPVLDMGRCIFCGACRAVCPKGAFSFSGEHRMAVFRREDLLVTPGPVPQCGAPAPAYEPPRPLRDYSLFRRSLKLRQVSAGGCGACEADCNVLGTLAYDLGRFGIEFAASPRHADGLLVTGPITENMRRALLDTWAATPEPRLLVAVGACAISGGLFRDGPQCRNGMDGLNGTDGTEGLPVDVFVPGCPPNPWSILDGLLSLRRKS; this is encoded by the coding sequence ATGTTGCGCATCATCAAGGAACGCCTGCACCAGAAATACCGCACCCTGGACTATCCCCGGCAGAAACCCGCGCTTTCGCCGCGCTATCAGGGGCGTCCCGCGCTCACGGACGTGGACTGCGGCGATTGCCGGGCCTGCTTCGAGGCCTGTCCCACGGGCGCGCTGCTGCCGGGCTCCGCCTGTCCCGACGGGCGGGCGCGCACGCCGGTGTTGGACATGGGCCGCTGCATTTTTTGCGGGGCCTGCCGCGCCGTCTGTCCCAAGGGAGCGTTCAGCTTCAGCGGCGAACACCGCATGGCGGTTTTCCGGCGCGAGGATCTGCTCGTCACGCCCGGCCCTGTCCCGCAATGCGGCGCTCCGGCCCCGGCGTATGAGCCGCCGCGCCCCCTCCGTGACTACAGCCTGTTCCGCCGCTCCCTCAAACTGCGCCAGGTCAGCGCCGGAGGCTGCGGCGCCTGCGAGGCGGACTGCAATGTGCTGGGCACCCTGGCCTATGATCTGGGGCGCTTCGGCATCGAATTCGCGGCGTCGCCGCGCCATGCCGACGGTCTGCTGGTCACCGGCCCGATAACCGAAAACATGCGCCGGGCTCTGCTGGACACCTGGGCCGCCACGCCCGAACCGCGCCTGCTGGTGGCTGTCGGGGCCTGCGCCATTTCCGGCGGCCTGTTCCGGGACGGCCCGCAATGCCGTAACGGCATGGACGGACTGAATGGAACGGACGGAACAGAGGGCTTGCCCGTGGACGTCTTTGTGCCCGGCTGTCCGCCCAATCCCTGGAGCATTCTGGACGGCCTGCTTTCCTTGCGCCGGAAGAGCTGA
- a CDS encoding glycosyltransferase family protein — protein MPDHAPMPQRVRLPDFAGRVLSLPDTPEAWERLGSGDALLLLGLGPGRPWELPFARDARPDAEVFWLEEPETLRRLEAVRPEVERRLPEHWRRVTDERAVELAGRCTVLFYRPGLRLAPDFWGPLLGRLNAARLARQWNATRVAEEGGRGPVLLPGTERQLLHQEVRQALGEAGFGPVLETVPSCKDEAHFLPAWEQLPAGRRPVLLLSVNLRGLDPDGRIFYLCRALGVPVAVWFVDNPWHLLSGLRLPWWREAALFVTDDSFIPGLRAAGARRVWHLPLAVAPQMWRDIPDEKEAARLALNPPLFVGRSAFPERERFFAAARVPPVLEQEAHSLLERATGPADSPHFHWWLQKFGFFPWPGQDVRCAGLGAELCSRTNRARWVRTGLAAGMRVVGDAGWRDLLPDCEVLPSVDYYTDLPEFYRRAGAVLNVTSLLLPHSLSQRHFDVWAAGGLLLSDATPGLEIFSEALTRPITLHGPAEVPSRLAALRADPSQALELRRAWREHLRAGHTYAHRVARIRGALDI, from the coding sequence ATGCCCGACCACGCCCCAATGCCCCAGCGCGTCCGTTTGCCTGATTTCGCCGGGCGCGTTCTGAGCCTGCCCGACACTCCCGAAGCCTGGGAACGGCTGGGATCGGGCGATGCCCTGCTTCTGCTGGGCTTGGGGCCTGGGCGGCCTTGGGAACTGCCCTTTGCGCGGGACGCGCGGCCCGACGCGGAAGTCTTCTGGCTGGAAGAGCCGGAAACCCTGCGGCGTCTGGAGGCTGTGCGCCCGGAGGTGGAACGCCGTCTCCCCGAACATTGGCGACGGGTCACGGATGAGCGGGCCGTGGAGCTGGCCGGGCGCTGTACGGTGTTGTTTTACCGGCCCGGCTTGCGGCTGGCCCCGGATTTCTGGGGGCCGCTGCTGGGACGTCTGAACGCCGCGCGGCTGGCGCGTCAATGGAACGCCACGCGAGTGGCGGAGGAGGGCGGACGCGGCCCGGTGCTGCTGCCCGGCACGGAGCGGCAACTGCTGCATCAGGAAGTAAGGCAAGCCTTGGGCGAGGCCGGTTTCGGGCCGGTGCTGGAAACAGTGCCGTCGTGCAAAGACGAGGCGCATTTCTTGCCTGCCTGGGAGCAGTTGCCGGCCGGACGCAGGCCCGTCTTGCTGCTCTCCGTCAACCTGCGCGGCCTGGACCCGGACGGCCGGATTTTTTATCTCTGCCGGGCCTTGGGCGTGCCGGTGGCCGTCTGGTTTGTGGACAATCCCTGGCATCTGCTCTCCGGCCTGCGCCTGCCTTGGTGGCGCGAGGCCGCGCTGTTCGTGACCGACGACAGTTTCATCCCCGGCCTGCGGGCCGCCGGAGCCCGGCGGGTCTGGCATCTGCCTCTGGCCGTGGCCCCACAGATGTGGCGGGATATACCGGACGAAAAGGAGGCGGCGCGCCTGGCGCTGAATCCGCCCCTGTTCGTGGGGCGTTCGGCCTTTCCGGAACGGGAGCGTTTTTTCGCGGCGGCCCGCGTGCCGCCGGTTCTGGAACAGGAAGCCCACAGCCTGCTGGAGCGGGCCACTGGCCCGGCGGACAGCCCGCATTTCCACTGGTGGCTGCAAAAATTTGGCTTTTTCCCCTGGCCGGGACAGGATGTGCGTTGCGCCGGTCTGGGCGCGGAACTGTGCTCCCGGACCAACCGCGCCCGCTGGGTGCGGACCGGGCTGGCTGCCGGTATGCGCGTGGTGGGCGACGCGGGCTGGCGGGATCTGTTGCCGGACTGCGAAGTGTTGCCGTCTGTGGACTATTACACGGATCTGCCTGAATTCTACCGCCGGGCCGGGGCCGTGCTCAACGTGACCAGCCTGCTTTTGCCGCACAGTCTGAGCCAGCGCCATTTCGACGTCTGGGCCGCCGGCGGTCTGCTCTTGAGCGACGCCACACCGGGGCTGGAGATTTTTTCAGAGGCCCTGACCCGGCCCATAACGCTGCACGGCCCGGCGGAGGTTCCTTCCCGGCTGGCAGCCCTGCGCGCCGACCCGAGCCAGGCCCTCGAACTGCGCCGGGCCTGGCGGGAGCATCTGCGCGCGGGCCATACCTATGCGCACCGTGTGGCGCGCATCCGGGGAGCATTGGATATCTGA
- the hisC gene encoding histidinol-phosphate transaminase, producing MSEISALPRIRELDAYVPGLSIAEIQQKYGLSQVIKMASNENPLGASPLAQEAARRHAPSLFRYPQGGNPRLVRALADLHAVDSRRVAVGNGSDEIIDLLIRMLAEPGKHSLACFEPCFSIYPIQGRIAGVKVRRCPLEKDFSFDFDALLRLVDQSTRLVFVTTPDNPSGYCPPRGAVADLAGRLADIAPDCLLVVDEAYMDFAEDEAGASLLASGALPDNAVFLRTFSKSWGLAGLRLGYGVLPPALAEYFWRARLPFSVNILAEEAGLAALADTAFRRATLDAVRRGRATLRDGLTALGCTVWPSAANFLLFRLPPDAGSAKGCFEALLRRGIIIRPLNSYNLPEHLRVSVGDAGENAAFLAAMREILAAPEARRA from the coding sequence ATGTCCGAAATCAGCGCGCTTCCGCGCATCCGGGAGCTCGACGCTTACGTGCCGGGGCTTTCCATCGCGGAAATCCAGCAGAAATACGGCCTTTCCCAGGTCATCAAAATGGCCAGCAATGAAAATCCGCTGGGGGCTTCGCCTCTGGCCCAGGAGGCCGCGCGTCGCCACGCGCCCTCCCTGTTCCGCTATCCTCAGGGCGGTAATCCCCGCCTGGTCCGCGCGCTGGCCGATCTGCACGCGGTGGACTCGCGCCGGGTGGCGGTGGGCAACGGTTCCGACGAAATCATTGACCTGCTGATCCGTATGCTGGCCGAACCGGGCAAACATTCCCTGGCCTGCTTTGAACCCTGTTTCAGCATTTACCCCATTCAAGGCCGCATTGCCGGCGTTAAGGTCCGCCGCTGCCCGCTGGAAAAGGACTTTTCCTTTGATTTCGACGCCCTGCTCCGCCTGGTGGACCAAAGCACCCGCCTGGTCTTCGTCACCACGCCTGACAATCCCTCGGGCTACTGCCCGCCGCGGGGAGCCGTGGCTGATCTGGCCGGGCGCTTGGCCGACATCGCGCCGGACTGCCTGCTGGTGGTGGACGAAGCCTATATGGATTTTGCCGAGGACGAGGCGGGCGCGTCCCTGCTGGCCTCGGGCGCGCTGCCGGACAACGCGGTCTTTCTGCGCACCTTTTCCAAAAGCTGGGGGCTGGCCGGGTTGCGCCTGGGCTACGGCGTGCTGCCGCCCGCGCTGGCGGAATATTTCTGGCGAGCACGCCTGCCCTTCTCCGTCAACATCCTGGCGGAGGAAGCGGGACTGGCCGCTCTGGCGGATACGGCCTTCCGCCGGGCCACCCTGGATGCCGTGCGCCGGGGCCGCGCCACGTTGCGCGACGGGCTCACGGCCCTGGGCTGCACGGTCTGGCCCAGCGCGGCCAATTTTCTGCTGTTCCGGTTGCCGCCGGACGCTGGTTCGGCCAAGGGCTGTTTCGAAGCCCTGCTGCGGCGCGGCATCATTATCCGCCCCTTGAACAGCTACAATCTGCCGGAACATCTGCGCGTCAGCGTGGGCGACGCCGGGGAAAACGCGGCTTTTCTGGCCGCCATGCGCGAAATTCTGGCCGCGCCCGAAGCGAGGCGCGCATGA
- the gmd gene encoding GDP-mannose 4,6-dehydratase — protein sequence MKKALITGITGQDGAYLAEFLLRKGYEVHGVKRRASLFNTDRIDHLYQDPHASERHFILHYGDLSDSSNLVRIMQEVKPDEVYNLAAQSHVQVSFESPEYTADVDALGALRLLEAIRIAALTDHTRFYQASTSELFGLVREMPQTEKTPFYPRSPYACAKLYAYWITVNYREAYGMYACNGILFNHESPIRGETFVTRKITRALSRMVLDLQDCLYLGNLDAKRDWGHARDYVEMQWLMLQQEQPDDFVIATGRQFSVRDFVNAAAAEVGLTLVWQGGGLDETGIVTAVDLPRLAQAAGGRQCMECHVKPGDVIVRVDPRYFRPTEVETLLGDPAKAKKRLGWEPKTAFEDMVAEMTREDLQLSMRDAVCKVAGFRTFRHNE from the coding sequence ATGAAAAAGGCTCTCATCACCGGCATTACCGGGCAGGACGGCGCGTATCTCGCGGAATTTCTGCTGCGCAAGGGCTATGAAGTTCATGGCGTCAAACGCCGGGCATCCCTCTTCAATACGGATCGCATAGATCACCTGTACCAGGATCCGCACGCCAGTGAACGGCATTTTATTCTGCATTACGGCGACCTCAGCGATTCCAGCAACCTCGTGCGTATCATGCAGGAAGTAAAGCCGGACGAAGTCTATAATCTGGCGGCCCAGAGCCATGTGCAGGTTTCGTTTGAATCGCCGGAATACACGGCGGATGTGGATGCCCTGGGCGCATTGCGTCTGCTGGAAGCCATCCGCATCGCCGCGTTGACCGACCATACGCGTTTTTATCAGGCATCCACATCCGAGTTGTTCGGTCTGGTGCGGGAAATGCCGCAGACCGAGAAAACGCCCTTCTATCCCCGTTCGCCCTATGCTTGCGCCAAACTTTACGCGTACTGGATCACGGTCAACTACCGTGAAGCCTACGGCATGTACGCCTGCAACGGGATTTTGTTCAACCATGAATCGCCCATCCGCGGCGAAACCTTTGTGACCCGCAAGATCACCCGCGCGCTGTCGCGTATGGTGCTGGACCTGCAGGATTGCCTCTACCTCGGTAATCTGGATGCCAAACGGGACTGGGGACATGCCCGTGACTATGTGGAAATGCAATGGCTTATGCTCCAGCAGGAACAGCCGGATGACTTTGTCATCGCCACCGGGCGGCAGTTCTCGGTGCGGGATTTCGTCAATGCGGCGGCGGCCGAGGTGGGGCTGACGCTTGTCTGGCAGGGCGGCGGACTTGACGAAACCGGAATAGTGACCGCCGTGGATCTCCCCCGGCTGGCTCAGGCGGCCGGGGGACGGCAGTGCATGGAGTGTCATGTCAAGCCCGGTGACGTCATCGTGCGGGTGGATCCGCGCTACTTCCGTCCCACGGAAGTGGAAACTTTGCTGGGCGACCCTGCCAAGGCCAAGAAAAGGCTGGGCTGGGAACCCAAAACGGCTTTCGAGGACATGGTGGCTGAAATGACGCGCGAAGATCTCCAACTGAGTATGCGCGACGCCGTGTGCAAGGTGGCCGGCTTCAGAACCTTCAGGCATAACGAGTAA
- a CDS encoding hydrogenase large subunit, which translates to MFSFDYRQSADLDSLPRLDAAELRERVIRAVTGGWRVLAFFGLPETTRSGAPAGLCCVLTHDAARTLAALRTPPLEQFPSLTPDCPQVHYFEREIYEQWGLEPVGHPWLKFVRRTPDAEGDGESAAYPFYRVDGGEVHEVAVGPVHAGIIEPGHFRFQCYGENVLHLEIALGYQHRGLEDMLAAGPAHGPAQAPASRRLRLLECAAGDSSVAHATAHCVLWERLTGLDVSERARLLRRVGLELERLANHCGDLGAIAGDTGFLPTSSWNGRIRGDFLNMTASLCSNRFGRGLLRYGGAAHDLSPEDCEDLTTRLRAAGRDARGAVDIMLDAASVRDRLSGTGALSGAQARALGLVGVAARACGLPLDARFHAPVSDLPCGACRPRLEQSGDVLARALVRSREMDDSLALLEADLTRLAACAGQRGAAPPPEPPVRLPARKLAVAQVEGWRGEICHLAVTGADGELLACKIVDPSFHNWPGLALAMRNGQISDFPLCNKSFNLSYCGHDL; encoded by the coding sequence ATGTTTTCTTTTGATTACCGGCAGTCCGCGGACCTGGACAGCCTGCCCCGCCTGGACGCGGCGGAACTGCGCGAGCGCGTGATCCGGGCCGTGACCGGCGGCTGGCGCGTACTGGCCTTTTTCGGCCTGCCCGAAACGACGCGGTCCGGCGCGCCCGCGGGTCTCTGCTGTGTTCTGACGCATGACGCCGCGCGCACGCTGGCGGCCCTGCGCACGCCCCCGCTGGAACAGTTCCCCTCCCTTACGCCGGACTGCCCCCAGGTACATTATTTTGAGCGCGAAATTTACGAGCAATGGGGCCTGGAACCCGTGGGCCATCCCTGGCTCAAATTCGTGCGGCGCACGCCCGACGCGGAAGGGGACGGGGAGAGCGCCGCGTATCCCTTTTACCGGGTGGACGGCGGCGAAGTGCATGAAGTGGCCGTGGGGCCGGTGCATGCCGGGATTATCGAACCAGGGCATTTCCGCTTCCAATGCTATGGCGAAAACGTGCTGCATCTGGAAATCGCCCTGGGCTACCAGCATCGTGGCCTGGAAGACATGCTCGCCGCCGGTCCCGCTCATGGTCCGGCGCAGGCTCCGGCCTCCCGCCGCCTGCGTCTTCTGGAATGCGCCGCCGGGGATTCCAGCGTGGCCCACGCCACAGCCCATTGCGTCCTGTGGGAACGCCTGACCGGTCTGGACGTGTCCGAACGCGCCCGGCTTCTGCGCCGCGTGGGACTGGAACTGGAGCGCCTGGCCAATCACTGCGGCGACCTGGGCGCCATTGCCGGAGATACGGGCTTTCTGCCCACTTCTTCCTGGAACGGCCGCATCCGGGGCGATTTTCTGAACATGACCGCCAGCTTGTGCAGCAACCGCTTCGGACGCGGCCTGCTGCGTTACGGCGGCGCGGCCCATGATCTGTCCCCGGAGGACTGCGAAGATCTGACCACGCGGCTGCGCGCCGCCGGAAGGGACGCGCGCGGGGCCGTGGACATCATGCTGGATGCGGCCAGCGTGCGTGACCGGCTGAGCGGAACCGGCGCCCTGAGCGGCGCGCAGGCTCGCGCCCTGGGTCTGGTGGGCGTGGCCGCGCGGGCCTGCGGCCTGCCCCTGGACGCCCGTTTTCACGCGCCGGTATCGGACCTGCCCTGCGGCGCTTGCCGGCCGCGTCTGGAGCAAAGCGGCGACGTGCTGGCCCGCGCCCTGGTGCGCAGTCGCGAAATGGACGATTCCCTGGCGCTGCTGGAGGCGGACCTGACCCGTCTGGCCGCCTGCGCGGGACAACGGGGTGCCGCACCGCCGCCCGAGCCTCCTGTCCGCCTTCCCGCCCGCAAACTGGCTGTGGCCCAAGTGGAGGGCTGGCGCGGCGAAATCTGTCATCTGGCCGTCACCGGCGCCGACGGGGAACTGCTGGCCTGCAAGATCGTGGACCCGTCCTTTCACAACTGGCCCGGTCTGGCTCTGGCCATGCGCAACGGCCAGATTTCGGATTTTCCCCTCTGCAACAAGAGCTTCAACCTTTCATACTGCGGCCACGATTTGTGA
- a CDS encoding GDP-L-fucose synthase family protein produces MRKDGLIYVAGHRGLAGGAICRALARAGYNNQLVRTHAELDLCDQVAARRFFAEYRPEYVILAAAKVGGIHANAAYPAEFMYQNLQIQNNVIDSAYRNGCKKLLFLGSSCIYPKLCPQPIKEEYLLTGPLEPTNDAYALAKISGIKMCQAYRRQYGFDAISAMPTNLYGPGDNYHLEDSHVIPALIRRFHEARTAGAEKVTIWGSGTALREFLHVDDMAEACVFLLEKYSDFEHVNVGSQKELTILDVARLVARITDFEGEISTDPAKPDGTPRKLMDSGKILAMGWRPRISLEDGLRETFQDFLQTRARA; encoded by the coding sequence ATGCGCAAGGATGGCCTCATCTATGTGGCCGGCCATCGCGGCCTTGCGGGCGGTGCGATTTGCCGCGCACTGGCCCGCGCCGGGTACAATAATCAGCTTGTACGCACGCACGCGGAGCTGGATTTGTGCGATCAGGTTGCGGCGCGCCGTTTTTTTGCGGAGTACAGGCCGGAATATGTGATCCTGGCGGCGGCCAAGGTGGGCGGCATCCATGCCAATGCGGCTTATCCGGCGGAATTCATGTACCAGAACCTGCAGATACAAAATAACGTCATTGACAGCGCCTACCGCAATGGCTGCAAAAAGCTGCTGTTTCTCGGCTCGTCATGTATCTATCCCAAGCTCTGTCCCCAGCCCATCAAGGAAGAATATCTGCTCACCGGCCCCCTGGAGCCCACCAACGACGCTTACGCCTTGGCCAAAATTTCCGGCATCAAGATGTGCCAGGCCTACAGGAGACAGTATGGCTTTGACGCCATCAGCGCCATGCCCACCAACCTGTATGGGCCGGGGGACAACTATCACCTTGAGGACAGCCATGTCATCCCGGCGCTGATCCGGCGTTTTCACGAGGCCCGGACGGCCGGAGCGGAAAAGGTGACCATCTGGGGCAGCGGCACGGCCCTGCGCGAATTCCTGCATGTGGACGACATGGCCGAAGCCTGCGTGTTTTTGCTGGAGAAGTATTCGGATTTTGAACACGTCAATGTGGGCAGTCAGAAAGAGCTGACCATTCTGGATGTGGCGCGGCTTGTCGCCCGCATTACGGACTTTGAAGGGGAAATCAGCACGGATCCGGCGAAGCCGGACGGCACCCCCAGAAAGTTGATGGATTCGGGCAAAATTCTTGCCATGGGCTGGCGGCCGCGCATCAGCCTGGAAGACGGGTTACGGGAGACGTTTCAGGATTTCTTGCAAACCAGGGCGCGGGCATAA
- the cmk gene encoding (d)CMP kinase yields MNGRLPVVTLDGPAGVGKTTLARRMAESLGLAYLDTGAMFRCLALKLGPGAERLPEEELRERCKQWTFSIAGKGQSAALFCNGQAVRGEVRTEEVGMLAARIGTVPVVREVLRQAQRAMGEQSPLVAEGRDMGTVVFPDARFKFFLDAAPEVRAMRRLRDLENRGEHAELTSLTEQIRQRDALDRNRAVAPLRPAQDALIVDTSHLDIEGVLGVMLHHIDVHGGAQAL; encoded by the coding sequence ATGAACGGACGACTGCCGGTGGTGACGCTGGACGGCCCGGCGGGCGTGGGCAAGACGACCTTGGCCCGGCGCATGGCCGAAAGCTTGGGCCTCGCCTATCTGGATACCGGAGCCATGTTCCGCTGCCTGGCCCTCAAGCTGGGGCCCGGCGCGGAGCGATTGCCGGAAGAAGAACTGCGCGAACGCTGCAAGCAGTGGACCTTCAGCATCGCGGGCAAGGGCCAGAGCGCCGCGCTGTTCTGCAACGGCCAGGCTGTGCGCGGCGAAGTGCGCACCGAAGAGGTGGGCATGCTGGCCGCGCGCATCGGCACCGTGCCGGTCGTGCGCGAGGTGCTCCGGCAGGCGCAGCGGGCCATGGGCGAACAATCCCCGCTGGTGGCCGAGGGTCGGGACATGGGCACCGTGGTCTTTCCTGACGCGCGCTTCAAATTCTTTCTGGACGCCGCGCCCGAAGTGCGCGCCATGCGCCGCCTGCGCGATCTGGAAAACCGGGGCGAGCACGCGGAACTGACCTCCCTGACCGAACAGATCCGCCAACGCGACGCTCTGGACCGCAACCGGGCCGTGGCCCCCTTGCGTCCGGCTCAGGACGCCCTGATTGTGGATACCTCCCATCTGGATATTGAAGGCGTGCTGGGCGTGATGCTGCATCATATCGACGTTCACGGCGGCGCGCAGGCTTTGTGA